The following proteins are encoded in a genomic region of Musa acuminata AAA Group cultivar baxijiao chromosome BXJ2-11, Cavendish_Baxijiao_AAA, whole genome shotgun sequence:
- the LOC135627005 gene encoding uncharacterized protein LOC135627005 — MGGGILRSAAKAAALIGYRSVGHPAASRASRPSSAVVSAVAPATEAGPSISVASSHNGLLEAAPEIQGLAWEFDDWEVADWEEEEKDVTLDSLHPAPRLVFGPVASLEEAKEATSDLKDALDMVYSTPDTNESTVQAPQESTHSEASSIVPSAPRHVVQAFSLLRGSPEVQDVVASLASDENVWNAVMKNEKVMEFYITHQSIALNSESDVADDCESSTAETTPNSVFSDFVHNVKVKVVAMVSNITSFFQEILQTLGRSSSSTSTNTDKPFVDFTIGSSFMALAIATILVVLLRRG, encoded by the exons atgggtggAGGAATCCTGCGATCCGCCGCGAAAGCAGCGGCCCTCATCGGCTACCGTTCGGTCGGCCATCCGGCGGCGTCGAGGGCCTCCAGGCCGTCCTCCGCGGTTGTCTCCGCCGTGGCGCCGGCGACCGAGGCAGGGCCGTCGATCTCCGTCGCCTCTTCTCATAACGGCCTCCTGGAGGCGGCTCCTGAGATCCAGGGGCTCGCGTGGGAGTTCGACGACTGGGAGGTCGCCGAttgggaagaggaggagaaggatgtCACGCTCGATTCGCTGCATCCGGCCCCGAGGCTCGTGTTCGGGCCCGTGGCCTCGCTGGAGGAGGCCAAGGAAGCGACTTCCGATCTCAAAGATGCCCTCGACAT GGTATATTCCACCCCAGACACCAATGAGTCTACTGTTCAAGCTCCTCAAGAGTCTACTCACAGTGAAGCTTCATCCATCGTCCCATCAGCGCCAAGACATGTTGTTCAGGCTTTTTCGCTGCTGCGAGGAAGCCCTGAAGTTCAG GATGTTGTTGCTTCACTTGCTTCTGATGAGAATGTTTGGAATGCTGTAATGAAGAACGAAAAGGTCATGGAATTTTACATAACTCACCAGTCAA TTGCTCTCAATTCTGAATCAGATGTTGCTGATGATTGTGAATCTTCTACCGCTGAAACAACCCCAAACTCAGTCTTTTCAGACTTTGTGCATAATGTCAAGGTGAAGGTGGTAGCCATGGTTAGCAACATCACCAGCTTCTTTCAAGAAATTTTACAGACTTTAGGAAGGAGTTCCAGCTCAACCAGCACAAACACTGATAAACCATTTGTCGACTTCACTATCGGTTCATCTTTTATGGCTCTAGCAATTGCCACCATCTTGGTAGTCTTGCTCAGGAGAGGATAA
- the LOC135627116 gene encoding uncharacterized protein LOC135627116, whose product MEGDTQRWVLGLIYILAVATIWIAASYIVQSVVDSGVSPFLITYICNSLFVVYIPIVEISRYVEDSNEKIFSWFKGKNHSDTQLSADLENVNLLVEGDHNTHPPVVSPTGMEIMSGAVSGSQDSESTFHSQSRIIFEQEPIMAIDDCSQQVDSKGRWTRTRVATISLLICPFWFFAQLTFNLSLKYTTVTSNTILSSTSSLFTFLVALVFLGEKFTWLKLTSVLLCMGGTIIVSLADSGSEVSAIATNPLLGDVLALISAGLYAVYITLIRKKLPDEKKGEGQASTAQFLGFVGLFNLLIFLPVAVFLNFTRLEPFRSLNWNQFGLIVGKGLLDNVLSDYLWVKATHLTTTTVATAGLTIQVPIAAVVDTLTGHAPHLMDFIGAVAVMIGFAGINIPSDDSPGTQAIPKEEVTSIVVDDGHLELASDGGTIDAR is encoded by the exons ATGGAGGGAGACACACAGCGTTGGGTTTTAGGATTGATATATATACTTGCAGTGGCAACAATATGGATTGCTGCTAGCTATATAGTTCAGTCTGTTGTAGACTCTGGTGTTTCTCCTTTCTTGATAACTTACATCTGCAACTCATTATTTGTGGTTTACATCCCTATTGTTGAAATTTCTCGATATGTTGAGGATTCAAATGAAAAAATCTTTTCCTGGTTCAAAGGCAAGAATCATTCTGATACGCAGCTATCTGCTGATTTGGAGAATGTAAATCTTCTAGTAGAAGGTGATCATAATACTCACCCACCAGTGGTCAGTCCTACTGGAATGGAAATTATGTCAGGAGCTGTCTCTGGTTCTCAAGATTCTGAGAGTACATTTCATAGTCAGAGTAGAATAATCTTTGAGCAAGAACCAATTATGGCCATAGATGATTGCAGTCAGCAAGTGGATTCAAAGGGACGCTGGACTCGTACTCGTGTGGCTACAATCAGCTTGCTGATATGCCCTTTTTGGTTCTTTGCACAACTAACCTTCAATCTTTCACTTAAGTATACGACAGTTACA TCAAATACTATTTTGAGCAGCACGTCAAGCCTTTTCACTTTCTTGGTTGCCTTAGTTTTTCTTGGAGAAAAATTCACATGGCTGAAGCTAACAAGTGTTCTTCTCTGCATGGGAGGAACAATAATTGTCAGTCTAGCTGATTCAGGTTCTGAAGTCAGTGCAATTGCAACAAATCCTCTTTTAGGAGATGTTCTAGCTCTCATTTCAGCCGGACTATATGCTGTTTATATCACCCTGATTCGGAAAAAGTTACCTGATGAGAAAAAAGGAGAAGGTCAAGCAAGTACCGCTCAGTTTCTTGGTTTTGTTGGGCTATTTAATCTCTTGATATTTCTTCCTGTTGCTGTATTTTTAAATTTCACAAGATTGGAGCCCTTTCGCAGCCTTAACTGGAATCAATTTGGCCTTATTGTTGGAAAAG GTTTATTGGACAATGTGCTGAGCGATTATTTATGGGTGAAGGCCACCCATTTAACAACAACAACAGTTGCTACGGCTGGTCTAACAATTCAGGTCCCGATAGCCGCTGTTGTGGACACACTGACCGGCCATGCTCCCCACCTCATGGACTTCATTGGAGCTGTCGCTGTTATGATTGGGTTTGCGGGGATCAACATCCCATCTGATGATTCCCCTGGAACTCAAGCCATCCCGAAAGAAGAAGTCACAAGCATTGTTGTGGATGATGGCCATCTTGAGCTGGCATCAGATGGTGGCACGATTGATGCCCGATAG
- the LOC135627489 gene encoding pentatricopeptide repeat-containing protein At3g20730-like has product MNAIRENIAIVRLSKLTRYANPEPKVLTLCDLGRRREAIRSLLSDPSAPALPSSAYSSLLQLCIDSGAKEDGVSLHVHLRSAGHAPDLHLSTKLIIFYAKFGELAAARRVFDDMPERSVVSWTALVSGYSRNGRAEEALEVFSNMRSSGLKGNQFTYGSALRACTSLGCIGSGQQVHGCIAKSRFQDDLFVQSALVDMLLKCGSVDEALRLFGRMNKRDVVAWNSIVGGCAVRGLGDDAFGAFCLMIRDGMRPDRFTYASVLRASGVLRSPIYVNQIHASIVKLGHGSHCVVSGSLIDAYAKCRSLCQAQLLYDSMVDRDLISCTALVSGYALDKSCSWKAFEIFRGINHMGMRIDDVMLSCILNVCANVPSLSFGRQIHAHMLKEHPDYDVALGNALIDMYAKSGELQDACHAFYEMRHKNVISWTSLITGYGKNGCGEGAITLFSKMEEDGVKPNDVTFLALLFACSHSGLISKGLEYFHLMVSKYQIVPRVEHYSCAVDLLARGGQLKEAYDLVCKMNIRPNASLWGAMLGACRMYGDMNLGEVAAGYLLSLYPERSVNYVVLANVYTAAGLWESALKMREMMEQRSTKKDAGHSYI; this is encoded by the exons ATGAACGCGATTCGCGAGAATATTGCCATCGTTCGCCTCTCCAAGCTCACCCGCTACGCAAACCCCGAGCCCAAAGTGCTCACGCTGTGCGATCTCGGCCGGCGAAGAGAAGCCATCCGTTCCCTCCTCTCCGATCCCTCCGCACCTGCTCTACCTTCTTCCGCCTACTCCTCGCTCCTCCAGCTCTGCATCGATTCCGGCGCCAAGGAAGATGGTGTGTCACTCCACGTCCACCTGCGCTCGGCCGGTCACGCCCCTGACCTCCACCTGAGCACCAAGCTCATCATCTTTTATGCCAAGTTTGGCGAGTTGGCCGCAGCGCGAAGGGTGTTCGATGATATGCCTGAAAGGAGTGTCGTGTCGTGGACCGCGTTGGTTTCTGGGTACTCCAGAAATGGGCGTGCCGAAGAAGCGTTGGAAGTGTTTTCTAACATGCGATCGTCGGGTCTTAAGGGCAACCAGTTCACGTATGGGAGCGCCCTCAGGGCGTGCACCAGTTTGGGTTGCATCGGCAGTGGCCAGCAGGTTCATGGATGTATAGCCAAGAGCAGATTTCAGGACGATTTGTTCGTGCAGAGCGCTCTCGTTGATATGCTTTTGAAGTGCGGGTCAGTCGATGAGGCATTGCGGCTGTTTGGGAGGATGAACAAGAGGGATGTTGTTGCTTGGAATTCCATCGTCGGTGGTTGTGCCGTGCGAGGTCTTGGGGATGATGCATTCGGAGCGTTCTGTTTGATGATTCGTGATG GTATGCGGCCTGATCGATTCACTTATGCAAGTGTTCTAAGGGCCTCTGGTGTACTTAGATCTCCTATTTATGTTAACCAGATCCATGCTTCAATTGTCAAATTGGGCCATGGAAGTCACTGTGTTGTCTCTGGGTCATTGATCGATGCATATGCAAAATGCAGGAGCTTATGTCAGGCACAGCTGCTGTATGATTCTATGGTTGACCGGGACCTGATTTCATGTACTGCATTAGTTAGTGGGTATGCGCTGGACAAAAGCTGTAGTTGGAAGGCATTTGAGATATTCCGTGGGATAAATCATATGGGCATGAGAATAGATGATGTCATGTTAAGTTGCATTCTTAATGTATGTGCTAATGTGCCTTCATTGAGTTTTGGAAGACAAATTCATGCTCATATGTTAAAGGAGCACCCAGATTATGATGTAGCCTTGGGCAATGCACTTATTGACATGTATGCAAAGTCAGGTGAACTTCAGGATGCCTGTCATGCTTTCTATGAGATGAGACATAAAAATGTTATTTCATGGACTTCTCTGATAACTGGATATGGAAAGAATGGTTGCGGAGAAGGTGCAATAACACTTTTCTCAAAGATGGAGGAGGATGGGGTGAAGCCAAACGATGTCACGTTTCTTGCTCTTCTCTTTGCATGCAGTCATTCTGGCTTGATTAGCAAGGGCTTGGAATATTTTCACTTGATGGTGAGCAAGTATCAAATCGTTCCAAGAGTTGAACATTATTCTTGTGCTGTGGATCTCCTTGCACGTGGAGGTCAACTAAAAGAAGCTTATGATCTAGTTTGCAAGATGAATATTAGGCCCAATGCATCACTTTGGGGTGCTATGCTTGGTGCATGTAGAATGTATGGTGATATGAACCTTGGTGAAGTGGCTGCTGGATATCTTCTTAGTTTATATCCTGAAAGATCTGTAAACTATGTAGTCCTTGCAAATGTATATACTGCTGCAGGATTATGGGAGTCGGCATTGAAGATGAGGGAAATGATGGAACAAAGATCAACAAAGAAGGATGCTGGCCATAGTTACATTTAG
- the LOC135627622 gene encoding laccase-4-like: MVTRYLARLVRTMKGLYKRGGGNNDDNERPHKGIDNDDNVTRMARPYSGVETHRYVTWSGERGANRGRRFFFTVGLGMRLRRKNQTCQRPNGTKFAAAVNNISFVSPTTALLRAHFTGWSKDVYTPDSPLVTLMPFNYIGAPPNNTMVSKGTKLVVIPFNTGVELVMQDTSSPPWLQLLRLRARVRQLRSDE, from the exons ATGGTAACAAGGTACCTTGCGAGGCTTGTAAGGACGATGAAAGGCCTCTACAAACGAGGTGGAGGCAATAATGACGACAACGAGAGACCTCACAAAGGTATTGATAACGACGATAACGTGACGAGGATGGCAAGACCTTATAGCGGAGTAGAGACG CACCGGTACGTTACGTGGTCTGGCGAACGTGGTGCAAACCGTGGCCGACGCTTCTTCTTCACGGTTGGGCTCGGGATGAGACTGCGCCGGAAGAACCAGACGTGCCAAAGGCCCAACGGCACCAAGTTCGCGGCCGCCGTCAACAACATCTCGTTCGTGTCACCCACGACGGCTCTCCTCCGGGCACACTTCACTGGGTGGTCCAAAGACGTTTACACCCCGGACTCCCCTCTCGTCACCCTGATGCCATTCAACTACATCGGAGCTCCGCCGAACAACACGATGGTGAGCAAGGGGACCAAGCTGGTGGTGATTCCGTTCAACACCGGCGTCGAGTTGGTGATGCAGGACACGAGCTCACCTCCATGGCTACAACTTCTTCGTCTTCGGGCAAGGGTTCGACAACTACGATCCGATGAATGA